The following are encoded together in the Serratia odorifera genome:
- the treR gene encoding trehalose operon repressor TreR, with protein MQNRLTIKDIARLSGVGKSTVSRVLNNEGSVSPQTRERVEAVIRQQGFTPSKSARAMRGQSDKVVGIIVSRLDSPSENQAVRTMLPLLYQQGYDPIVMESQFETRLVQEHLHVLAQRNVDGVILFGFTGLTADMLHPWQEKMVVMVREYAGFSSVCYDDVGAVNLLMAHLQRQGHRHIGYLGVQQSDATTGQRRYQAYLDACRQQQIEPHAALGELSYQSGFQLAASAIAEQTTALVCASDSIALGAIKYLQQQQARPIQVCAIGNTPLLSFLFPETLSVEFGYGSAGVQAAQQLLGQLNGELAIRRIVVPSKLS; from the coding sequence ATGCAAAACCGGCTGACAATCAAGGATATAGCTCGCCTGAGTGGCGTAGGAAAATCCACCGTATCACGCGTTTTGAACAACGAAGGCAGCGTGAGCCCACAAACCCGCGAACGGGTGGAAGCGGTGATCCGTCAGCAGGGATTCACCCCGTCCAAGTCGGCACGCGCCATGCGCGGGCAGAGCGATAAAGTGGTGGGTATTATCGTTTCCCGTCTGGATTCACCGTCGGAAAACCAGGCGGTGCGCACCATGTTGCCGCTGCTGTATCAGCAGGGTTATGACCCGATCGTGATGGAAAGCCAGTTCGAAACCCGTCTGGTACAGGAGCATTTGCACGTCTTGGCGCAGCGCAACGTCGACGGCGTGATCCTGTTCGGCTTTACCGGGCTGACCGCCGACATGCTGCACCCGTGGCAGGAAAAAATGGTGGTGATGGTGCGTGAATACGCCGGCTTTTCCTCGGTGTGTTATGACGACGTCGGCGCGGTCAATTTATTGATGGCACACTTGCAGCGCCAGGGCCACCGGCACATCGGCTACCTGGGGGTGCAGCAATCGGACGCCACCACCGGCCAACGCCGCTATCAGGCCTATCTGGACGCCTGCCGACAGCAGCAGATTGAACCGCACGCGGCGCTAGGCGAACTGAGCTATCAGAGCGGCTTCCAGCTGGCAGCGTCGGCGATCGCCGAACAGACCACCGCGCTGGTCTGCGCGTCGGACAGTATTGCGCTCGGCGCGATCAAGTATCTGCAACAGCAACAGGCTCGTCCGATTCAGGTGTGCGCCATCGGCAATACCCCACTGCTGAGCTTTCTGTTCCCGGAGACGCTGTCGGTGGAGTTCGGCTACGGCAGCGCCGGTGTACAGGCAGCACAGCAGCTGCTTGGGCAACTCAACGGTGAACTCGCCATTCGGCGCATCGTGGTACCCAGCAAACTTTCCTGA
- the treB gene encoding PTS trehalose transporter subunit IIBC produces the protein MSKVNQQDIDRLIVLVGGRDNIATVSHCITRLRFVLKDPSKASPKEIEELRMVKGCFTNAGQFQVVIGPEVGDYYQALIAAAGVNEADKEQAKVAARQNMTWFERTISHFAEIFFPLLPALISGGLILGFRNVIGDIPMSDGQTLAQSSAGWKTAYDFLWLLGEAIFMFLPVAICWSTVKKMGGTPVLGIVMGITLVSPQLMNSYLLGQQLPEVWNFGWFTIEKVGYQAQVIPSILAGMALGWIETRLKRIVPDYLYLVVVPVVSLLLAVFLAHTLIGPFGRMIGDGVAWAVKSVMTGAFAPIGAALFGFLYAPLVITGVHQTTLAIDMQMIQSMGGTPVWPIIALSNIAQASAVLGIIIVSRKTNEREISVPAAISAYLGVTEPAMYGINLKYRFPMLCAMIGSAVAGLICGLDGVMANGIGVGGLPGILSIQPQFWMVFALATLAAVVIPLVLTVLIYQRKARRGELLVL, from the coding sequence ATGAGTAAAGTCAACCAGCAGGATATCGATCGTCTGATCGTGTTGGTGGGCGGCCGCGACAATATTGCGACCGTCAGCCACTGCATTACCCGGCTCCGTTTTGTGCTGAAGGATCCCAGCAAGGCCAGCCCGAAAGAGATTGAGGAGCTGCGCATGGTCAAGGGCTGCTTCACCAACGCCGGGCAATTCCAGGTAGTGATTGGCCCGGAAGTCGGCGATTACTATCAGGCGCTGATCGCCGCCGCCGGCGTCAACGAAGCCGATAAGGAGCAGGCCAAGGTGGCGGCGCGCCAGAACATGACCTGGTTCGAACGCACCATTTCGCACTTTGCCGAAATCTTCTTCCCGCTGCTGCCAGCGCTGATCAGCGGCGGCTTGATCCTCGGCTTTCGCAATGTGATCGGCGATATCCCGATGTCCGACGGCCAAACGCTGGCACAGTCCAGCGCCGGTTGGAAAACCGCTTATGACTTCCTGTGGCTGCTCGGCGAAGCGATCTTTATGTTCCTGCCGGTGGCGATCTGCTGGTCAACGGTGAAAAAAATGGGCGGCACGCCGGTATTGGGCATCGTGATGGGCATTACGCTGGTGTCGCCGCAGCTGATGAACTCCTACCTACTCGGCCAGCAGTTGCCGGAAGTGTGGAATTTCGGCTGGTTCACCATTGAAAAGGTCGGTTATCAGGCGCAGGTGATCCCGTCGATCCTGGCCGGCATGGCGCTGGGCTGGATCGAAACCCGCTTGAAAAGGATCGTGCCGGATTATCTGTATCTGGTGGTGGTGCCGGTGGTTTCGCTGCTGCTGGCAGTGTTCCTGGCGCATACGCTGATCGGGCCATTTGGCCGCATGATCGGTGATGGCGTCGCCTGGGCGGTAAAATCGGTAATGACCGGCGCCTTTGCGCCGATTGGCGCCGCGCTGTTCGGCTTCCTGTATGCGCCGCTGGTGATTACCGGCGTACACCAGACCACGCTGGCGATCGATATGCAGATGATCCAGAGCATGGGCGGCACCCCGGTGTGGCCAATCATCGCGCTGTCCAACATTGCGCAGGCGTCGGCGGTGCTGGGCATCATCATCGTCAGCCGCAAAACCAACGAACGTGAAATCTCCGTACCGGCCGCCATTTCGGCCTACCTCGGCGTCACCGAACCAGCGATGTACGGTATCAACCTGAAATATCGCTTCCCGATGCTGTGCGCGATGATCGGTTCCGCCGTCGCCGGCCTGATCTGCGGTCTCGACGGCGTGATGGCCAACGGCATTGGCGTCGGTGGTTTACCGGGCATTCTGTCTATCCAGCCGCAGTTCTGGATGGTGTTTGCGCTGGCCACCCTGGCGGCGGTGGTTATCCCACTGGTACTGACGGTGCTGATTTACCAACGCAAGGCGCGCCGCGGCGAGCTGCTGGTTTTATAA
- the treC gene encoding alpha,alpha-phosphotrehalase, whose protein sequence is MSNPIPWWQNGVIYQIYPKSFQDSTGNGYGDLAGVIQRLDYLQELGVDAIWLTPVYLSPQVDNGYDVADYCAIDPAYGTLEDFERLVAAAHQRSIRIVMDMVFNHTSTEHPWFKAAQDRHSPHRQFYIWRDGSEQTPPNNWRSKFGGQAWQWHADSGQYYLHLFATEQADLNWEHPPVREELKKVCQFWADKGVDGLRLDVINLVSKQQDFLDDTLGDGRRFYTDGPRIHEFLQEMSREVFQPRGLMTVGEMSSTTLEHCQQYAANSGEELSMTFNFHHLKVDYANGEKWTLAAPDYVALKSIFRHWQQGMHNRAWNALFWCNHDQPRIVSRFGDDGELRVPAAKMLALVLHGMQGTPYIYQGEEIGMTNPGFQRIEQYRDVESLNMYAELSAQGINDRQLLAILACKSRDNGRTPMQWSAAAHAGFTCGSPWIACADNYAQINADAALADQDSVFYTYRHLIALRKQHPLLTHGDYQDLAPEHPALWCYQRSWNGQRLLVVANLSREPLRWQAEGVDAGDLWRQLAANYADAPALPQATTLRPFEAVWWLRED, encoded by the coding sequence ATGAGCAACCCAATCCCCTGGTGGCAAAACGGCGTCATCTATCAAATCTACCCGAAGAGCTTTCAGGACAGCACCGGCAACGGCTACGGCGATCTGGCCGGCGTGATCCAGCGGCTGGACTATCTGCAAGAGCTGGGCGTTGACGCCATCTGGCTGACGCCGGTGTACCTCTCGCCGCAGGTGGACAATGGCTACGACGTGGCGGATTACTGCGCCATCGATCCGGCCTACGGCACGCTGGAGGACTTTGAGCGGCTGGTCGCCGCCGCGCATCAGCGCAGTATCCGCATCGTCATGGATATGGTGTTCAACCACACCTCTACCGAGCACCCGTGGTTCAAGGCGGCACAGGATCGCCACAGCCCGCATCGTCAGTTTTACATCTGGCGCGACGGCAGCGAACAGACGCCGCCCAATAACTGGCGCTCCAAATTTGGCGGTCAGGCGTGGCAGTGGCACGCCGACAGCGGCCAGTACTACCTGCACCTGTTCGCCACCGAACAGGCGGACCTGAACTGGGAACATCCGCCGGTGCGCGAAGAGCTAAAAAAAGTCTGCCAGTTCTGGGCCGACAAAGGCGTCGACGGCCTGCGTCTCGACGTGATTAATCTGGTGTCAAAACAACAGGATTTTCTGGACGATACCCTCGGCGACGGCCGGCGCTTTTACACCGACGGGCCGCGGATCCACGAATTTCTGCAGGAAATGAGCCGTGAGGTGTTCCAGCCGCGCGGCCTGATGACGGTCGGCGAGATGTCGTCGACCACGTTGGAACATTGTCAGCAATATGCGGCTAACAGCGGCGAAGAGCTGTCAATGACCTTTAACTTCCACCATCTGAAGGTGGACTATGCCAACGGTGAAAAATGGACGCTGGCCGCGCCGGATTACGTCGCCCTGAAGTCCATTTTCCGCCACTGGCAGCAGGGTATGCACAACCGGGCGTGGAACGCACTGTTCTGGTGTAATCACGATCAGCCGCGCATCGTGTCACGCTTTGGCGATGACGGCGAGTTGCGCGTGCCGGCGGCCAAAATGCTGGCACTGGTGCTGCACGGCATGCAGGGCACGCCGTACATTTATCAGGGCGAAGAGATCGGCATGACCAACCCCGGTTTCCAGCGTATTGAGCAATACCGTGATGTGGAAAGCCTGAATATGTACGCCGAACTCAGCGCCCAAGGCATCAACGATCGGCAACTGCTGGCCATTCTGGCCTGCAAATCACGCGACAATGGCCGCACGCCAATGCAGTGGAGCGCCGCCGCCCATGCCGGCTTTACCTGCGGTTCGCCGTGGATTGCCTGCGCCGACAATTACGCGCAGATCAACGCCGACGCGGCGCTGGCCGACCAGGATTCGGTGTTTTACACCTACCGTCACCTGATTGCGTTGCGCAAGCAGCACCCGCTGCTGACCCACGGCGATTACCAGGATCTGGCGCCCGAACACCCGGCGCTGTGGTGCTACCAGCGCAGCTGGAACGGCCAGCGGCTGTTGGTGGTCGCTAACCTGAGCCGCGAACCGCTGCGCTGGCAGGCAGAAGGGGTCGACGCCGGCGATCTGTGGCGCCAGTTGGCCGCCAACTATGCCGATGCACCGGCGTTACCGCAGGCAACCACGCTGCGCCCGTTTGAAGCGGTGTGGTGGCTGCGGGAAGATTGA
- the nrdD gene encoding anaerobic ribonucleoside-triphosphate reductase: MKPVVIKRDGCQVPFDQARIGQAIERAALAVGVVDADYCATVARVVAQQMEQQQRVDIHDIQLAVENQLMAGPYKQLARAYIEYRHDRDVSRELRGRLNQEIRGLVEQSNVALLNENANKDSKVIPTQRDLLAGIVAKHYAKQHILPRDVVLAHERGEIHYHDLDYSPFFPMFNCMLIDLKGMLTNGFKMGNAEIEPPKSISTATAVTAQIIAQVASHIYGGTTINRIDEILAPFVSESFRKHQQVAQQWQIPQPDDYAMARTEKECYDAFQSLEYEVNTLHTANGQTPFVTFGFGLGTGWQSRMIQQSILKNRIAGLGKNRKTAVFPKLVFAIRDGLNHQYGDPNYDIKQLALECASKRMYPDILNYDQVVSVTGSFKTPMGCRSFLGVYQENGEQIHDGRNNIGVISLNLPRIALEAMGNEKRFWQLLDERLLLAKKALMTRIARLQGIKARVAPILYMEGACGVRLNADDDIAEIFKHGRASISLGYIGIHETINALCDNRSHLYDDETLRAKALAIVERLRAATESWKAETGYGFSLYSTPSENLCDRFCRLDTADFGVVPGVTDKGYYTNSFHLDVEKKVNPYDKLDFEAPYPPLANGGFICYGEYPNLQHNLKALEDVWDYSYSRVPYYGTNTPIDECYQCGYTGEFSCTSKGFTCPKCGNHDSAKVSVTRRVCGYLGSPDARPFNAGKQEEVKRRVKHLDNGQIG; encoded by the coding sequence GTGAAACCAGTAGTGATTAAACGGGACGGTTGTCAGGTACCTTTTGACCAGGCACGGATCGGGCAGGCTATCGAACGGGCCGCCCTGGCCGTCGGTGTGGTTGACGCCGACTACTGCGCCACCGTCGCCCGCGTGGTCGCTCAGCAAATGGAGCAACAGCAACGCGTTGATATCCATGACATTCAGCTGGCGGTTGAAAATCAGCTGATGGCCGGGCCGTACAAACAGCTGGCGCGCGCCTACATCGAGTACCGCCACGATCGCGACGTTTCTCGTGAACTGCGCGGCCGCTTGAACCAGGAGATCCGCGGCCTGGTTGAACAGAGCAACGTCGCGCTGCTGAATGAAAACGCCAACAAGGACAGCAAAGTGATCCCGACCCAGCGCGATCTGCTGGCCGGCATCGTCGCCAAGCACTACGCCAAACAGCACATTCTGCCGCGCGACGTGGTGCTGGCGCATGAACGCGGCGAGATCCATTATCACGATCTCGATTACTCACCGTTCTTCCCAATGTTCAACTGCATGCTGATCGATCTGAAAGGCATGTTGACCAACGGTTTCAAAATGGGCAACGCCGAGATTGAGCCGCCAAAATCGATCTCTACCGCCACCGCGGTCACGGCGCAGATCATCGCCCAGGTCGCCAGCCATATCTATGGTGGCACCACCATCAACCGCATCGATGAAATCCTGGCGCCGTTCGTCAGCGAAAGCTTCCGCAAGCACCAACAGGTGGCGCAACAATGGCAGATCCCGCAGCCCGATGACTACGCCATGGCGCGTACCGAAAAAGAGTGTTACGACGCGTTCCAGTCGCTGGAATACGAAGTGAACACGCTGCACACCGCCAATGGCCAGACGCCGTTCGTCACCTTTGGCTTTGGCCTCGGTACCGGTTGGCAGTCGCGAATGATCCAGCAGTCGATCCTGAAAAACCGCATCGCCGGGCTGGGAAAAAACCGTAAAACGGCGGTATTCCCCAAATTGGTGTTCGCCATCCGCGATGGCCTGAATCACCAGTACGGCGATCCGAACTACGACATCAAGCAGTTGGCACTGGAATGTGCCAGTAAGCGCATGTATCCAGATATTCTTAACTACGATCAAGTGGTTAGCGTTACCGGTTCATTTAAGACGCCAATGGGCTGTCGCAGTTTCCTCGGCGTTTACCAGGAAAACGGCGAACAGATCCACGACGGCCGCAACAATATCGGCGTGATCAGTCTGAACCTGCCACGCATTGCGCTGGAGGCGATGGGCAACGAAAAACGCTTCTGGCAGTTGCTGGATGAACGCCTGCTGTTGGCGAAGAAAGCGCTGATGACGCGTATCGCGCGCTTGCAGGGCATCAAGGCTCGGGTGGCACCGATTCTCTACATGGAGGGCGCCTGCGGCGTGCGTCTCAACGCCGACGATGACATCGCCGAGATTTTCAAGCATGGCCGCGCGTCGATCTCGCTCGGCTATATCGGCATTCACGAAACCATCAATGCGCTGTGCGACAACCGCAGCCATCTGTATGACGATGAGACGCTGCGTGCCAAAGCGCTGGCGATCGTCGAACGCCTGCGTGCCGCCACTGAAAGCTGGAAAGCGGAAACCGGCTACGGCTTCAGCCTGTACAGTACGCCAAGCGAAAACCTGTGCGATCGTTTCTGCCGGCTGGATACCGCCGATTTCGGCGTGGTGCCGGGCGTCACCGACAAGGGGTACTACACCAACAGTTTCCACCTCGACGTGGAGAAAAAGGTCAATCCGTACGACAAGCTGGACTTTGAGGCGCCCTACCCGCCGCTGGCCAACGGCGGTTTCATCTGCTACGGCGAATACCCGAACCTGCAGCACAATCTGAAGGCGCTGGAAGACGTGTGGGATTACAGCTACAGCCGCGTGCCGTATTACGGCACCAACACGCCGATCGACGAATGCTATCAGTGTGGCTACACCGGCGAGTTTTCCTGCACCAGCAAGGGCTTTACCTGTCCGAAATGCGGCAATCATGACTCGGCGAAGGTGTCGGTCACGCGTCGGGTGTGCGGCTATCTCGGCAGCCCGGACGCACGGCCGTTCAACGCCGGTAAACAGGAAGAGGTCAAACGCCGGGTGAAACACCTGGATAACGGGCAGATCGGCTAA
- the nrdG gene encoding anaerobic ribonucleoside-triphosphate reductase-activating protein yields MNYHQYYPIDVVNGPGTRCTLFVAGCVHQCPGCYNKSTWRLNSGQPFSARMADRIIADLNDQRIPRQGLSLSGGDPLHPANLATILQLVQRVRAECPGKDIWLWTGYRLDELDHQQMQVVDLINVLIDGKFVQDLKDPALIWRGSSNQVVHKLR; encoded by the coding sequence ATGAATTATCACCAGTATTACCCGATCGATGTGGTCAACGGCCCCGGCACCCGCTGTACGCTGTTTGTCGCCGGCTGCGTTCATCAATGCCCCGGCTGCTACAACAAAAGCACCTGGCGGCTGAACTCCGGCCAGCCGTTCAGCGCACGGATGGCGGATCGCATCATTGCCGATCTCAACGACCAACGCATACCGCGTCAGGGGCTGTCGCTGTCGGGCGGCGATCCGCTGCATCCGGCCAACCTGGCGACAATATTGCAGCTGGTGCAACGGGTACGTGCCGAATGCCCCGGCAAGGATATCTGGCTGTGGACCGGCTACCGGCTGGATGAACTGGACCACCAACAGATGCAGGTGGTGGATCTGATCAACGTACTGATTGACGGCAAGTTCGTGCAGGATTTAAAAGATCCGGCGCTGATCTGGCGCGGCAGCAGCAATCAGGTGGTGCACAAGCTGCGCTAG
- a CDS encoding permease — MSQPITAPESPARAWPLWKPILFLLVVAVGLYYVKWQPYYGKAFLAADSHSIGNSILANPADSPWLAAWQYALVYFKAVWKAAVLGVLLGSLVQVLIPRDWLVRTLGHRRFSGTLLGTLIALPGMMCTCCAAPVAAGLRRQSVSSGAALAFWLSNPVLNPATLIFMGFVLGWQFAVIRLVAGVVMVLGIAWLVQRLTANDAPPAALQAAVMPQAKTPDQPFFGRWIKALWALFWSTIPIYILAVLLLGAARVWLFPHADGAVDNSLLWIVGLAIAGCLFVIPTAAEIPIVQAMMLAGMGPGPALALLMTLPAVSLPSLLMLNKAFSAKALCLTAALVALCGVATGLVGLVLM, encoded by the coding sequence ATGTCTCAACCCATTACTGCTCCTGAATCCCCGGCTCGCGCATGGCCGCTGTGGAAACCAATCCTGTTCCTGCTGGTGGTCGCCGTCGGGTTGTATTACGTCAAGTGGCAGCCGTATTACGGCAAGGCGTTTTTGGCGGCAGACAGCCATTCGATTGGCAACTCCATTCTGGCCAACCCGGCTGACAGCCCGTGGCTGGCGGCGTGGCAATACGCGCTGGTCTACTTCAAGGCGGTGTGGAAGGCGGCGGTGCTCGGCGTGCTGCTGGGGTCGCTGGTGCAGGTATTGATCCCGCGTGACTGGCTGGTGCGTACCCTCGGCCACCGGCGTTTTTCCGGTACGTTGCTCGGTACGCTGATTGCGCTGCCCGGCATGATGTGTACCTGCTGTGCGGCGCCGGTCGCCGCCGGGCTGCGTCGGCAGTCGGTGTCCAGCGGCGCGGCATTGGCATTCTGGCTAAGTAACCCGGTACTGAACCCGGCGACGCTGATCTTTATGGGCTTTGTGCTCGGTTGGCAGTTTGCGGTTATTCGACTGGTGGCCGGCGTGGTCATGGTGTTGGGTATTGCCTGGCTGGTGCAGCGCCTCACCGCCAACGATGCGCCGCCGGCAGCACTGCAGGCGGCGGTCATGCCGCAGGCGAAAACGCCGGATCAACCGTTCTTCGGCCGCTGGATAAAGGCGCTGTGGGCGTTATTCTGGTCTACCATTCCGATTTATATCCTGGCGGTGCTGTTGCTGGGGGCGGCGCGCGTCTGGCTGTTCCCGCATGCCGACGGCGCGGTGGACAACAGCCTGCTGTGGATTGTCGGCCTGGCGATCGCCGGCTGCCTGTTTGTCATTCCCACCGCGGCGGAAATCCCTATCGTGCAGGCGATGATGTTGGCGGGCATGGGGCCGGGCCCGGCGCTGGCGCTGCTGATGACGCTGCCGGCCGTCAGCCTGCCTTCGCTGTTGATGCTCAACAAGGCGTTTTCTGCCAAGGCGCTGTGCCTGACCGCCGCGCTGGTGGCCTTGTGCGGCGTCGCCACTGGGCTGGTGGGACTGGTGTTGATGTAA
- the phnF gene encoding phosphonate metabolism transcriptional regulator PhnF, giving the protein MQLSRHPTTYPTRYQQIAAQLEDELRAHYRCGDYLPSEQQLADRYQVNRHTLRRAVDQLVERGWLQRRHGIGILVLMRPYDYPLHAKTRFSQNLFEQGSHPTSERLLAVLRPCNGHIASALSREEGETVIHLRTLRRVNGVPLSVIDHYLPDLDWWPALQQFHSGSLHEFIEQRIHQSLTRSQTRISARRAQAKESQLLEIATHAPLLCVRTLNTCVGSNSVAEYSVSLARADMIELTMEH; this is encoded by the coding sequence ATGCAGTTATCTAGACATCCGACCACTTACCCGACCCGTTACCAGCAAATCGCCGCGCAGTTGGAAGACGAGTTACGCGCCCACTACCGCTGCGGCGACTATCTGCCTTCAGAACAGCAACTGGCCGACCGCTACCAGGTCAATCGCCATACGCTGCGCCGTGCGGTCGATCAACTGGTGGAACGCGGCTGGCTGCAACGTCGCCATGGCATCGGCATTCTGGTGCTGATGCGCCCTTATGATTATCCGCTGCATGCCAAAACCCGCTTTAGCCAGAACCTGTTCGAGCAGGGAAGCCACCCCACCAGTGAGCGCTTACTCGCAGTTTTGCGCCCCTGCAACGGCCATATCGCCAGCGCGTTATCGCGTGAAGAGGGCGAAACGGTGATTCACCTGCGGACGTTGCGTCGGGTCAATGGCGTACCACTGAGCGTTATCGATCACTACCTGCCGGATCTGGATTGGTGGCCAGCGCTGCAACAGTTCCACAGCGGCTCGCTGCATGAATTTATCGAACAACGTATCCACCAGTCGCTGACCCGCAGCCAGACGCGCATCAGCGCCCGTCGCGCGCAGGCCAAAGAGAGCCAACTGCTGGAGATCGCCACCCACGCGCCGCTGCTGTGCGTGCGAACCCTGAATACCTGTGTCGGCAGCAACAGCGTGGCGGAATACTCCGTCAGCCTGGCGCGCGCCGACATGATCGAACTGACGATGGAGCACTGA
- the phnG gene encoding phosphonate C-P lyase system protein PhnG, with the protein MQSLSSRQRWMSVLAHSQPAQLRSHWQALNLNPRYQLLRAPEIGLAQLQGRMGATGRRFVLGDMTVTRSVVQLDNGGHGYSYIAGRDKAHAELCALADALLQQPEHHERLQQRLIEPLAALQQEQRQLRSRAVASSRVDFFTLVRGE; encoded by the coding sequence ATGCAATCCTTATCGAGCAGACAACGCTGGATGTCAGTGTTGGCGCACAGCCAACCGGCCCAGCTACGCAGCCACTGGCAGGCGCTGAACCTTAACCCGCGCTATCAACTGCTGCGCGCGCCGGAGATCGGCCTGGCGCAGTTGCAGGGGCGGATGGGAGCTACCGGCCGCCGCTTCGTGCTGGGCGACATGACCGTCACCCGCAGCGTGGTGCAACTGGACAACGGCGGCCACGGTTACAGCTACATCGCCGGGCGCGACAAGGCCCATGCCGAGCTGTGCGCGCTGGCCGATGCGCTGCTGCAACAGCCGGAACACCACGAACGGCTGCAACAGCGGCTGATTGAACCGCTGGCGGCGCTGCAGCAGGAGCAGCGTCAACTGCGCTCCCGCGCGGTGGCGTCCAGCCGGGTCGACTTCTTTACCCTGGTGCGGGGGGAATAA
- the phnH gene encoding phosphonate C-P lyase system protein PhnH: protein MSLLTGFAQPIEQAQHAFRLMLKALSEPGVTVTLGDGPVWPPLNAADTAALLTLADGETPIHLCPALHCEQVLTNIRFHTGAPLADTPAAIRFALWDGSLQAADLSQLPYGSDISPEFGATLLVQVSSLTAGAPLRLSGPGIERQRLISPELPAALRDYLLERPHRFPLGIDVLLTCGEQLIAIPRTTHLEAC, encoded by the coding sequence ATGAGTTTACTCACCGGCTTTGCCCAACCGATTGAACAGGCGCAGCATGCCTTCCGCTTGATGCTCAAGGCGTTAAGCGAACCGGGCGTCACGGTGACGCTCGGCGACGGGCCAGTATGGCCGCCGTTGAACGCCGCCGACACCGCAGCGCTGCTGACGTTGGCCGACGGGGAAACCCCGATCCATCTCTGCCCTGCCCTGCATTGTGAGCAAGTGCTGACAAACATTCGTTTCCACACCGGCGCGCCGCTGGCTGACACGCCGGCAGCGATCCGCTTTGCGCTGTGGGACGGCAGCCTGCAAGCGGCAGATTTAAGCCAATTACCGTACGGCAGCGATATTTCGCCGGAATTCGGCGCCACTCTGCTGGTGCAGGTGAGCAGCCTGACGGCAGGCGCACCGCTGCGCCTGAGCGGCCCCGGCATTGAGCGGCAACGGCTTATCAGCCCGGAACTGCCCGCCGCGCTGCGCGATTATCTGCTGGAACGTCCGCACCGCTTCCCGCTGGGCATTGACGTACTACTGACCTGTGGCGAGCAACTGATCGCCATTCCACGCACCACGCATCTGGAGGCCTGCTGA
- a CDS encoding carbon-phosphorus lyase complex subunit PhnI yields the protein MYVAVKGGEKAIEAAHQLQENLRRGDSAQPALSAEQIDRQLGLAVDRVMTEGGVYDRELAALAVKQASGDLVEAIFLLRAYRTTLPRLAVSQPLATDKMRLERRISAVYKDLPGGQVLGPTYDYTHRLLDFALLAEGETPAAPLAEEPLPEQCAHVFDLLSQQQLAQPELDDDSTPDDITRTPPVYPCPRSARLQQLVRGDEGFLLALGYSTQRGYGRTHPFAGEIRSGYLTVSIVPEELGFAIDIGEILLTECEMVNGFVDPPQQPPHFTRGYGLVFGRAERKAMAMALVDRALQTAEYGESVASPAQDEEFVLAHADNVEAAGFVSHLKLPHYVDFQAELELLKRLRQEFAERQEARHD from the coding sequence ATGTACGTCGCGGTGAAAGGGGGCGAAAAAGCCATTGAGGCCGCCCATCAGTTACAGGAAAACCTGCGTCGCGGTGATAGCGCGCAGCCGGCGCTGAGCGCCGAACAAATCGATCGGCAACTCGGGCTGGCGGTGGACCGTGTGATGACCGAGGGCGGCGTGTATGACCGCGAACTGGCGGCGCTGGCCGTCAAACAGGCCAGCGGCGATCTGGTGGAAGCCATTTTTCTGCTGCGCGCCTATCGCACCACGCTGCCACGGCTGGCGGTCAGCCAACCGCTGGCCACCGACAAGATGCGTCTGGAACGACGCATTTCTGCGGTTTACAAAGACTTGCCCGGCGGTCAGGTGCTTGGCCCAACCTACGATTACACCCATCGTCTGCTGGACTTCGCGCTGCTGGCAGAAGGCGAAACGCCCGCCGCGCCGTTGGCCGAAGAGCCGCTGCCGGAGCAATGCGCCCACGTGTTCGATCTGCTCAGCCAGCAGCAACTGGCGCAGCCCGAACTGGATGACGACAGCACGCCGGACGACATTACCCGCACGCCACCGGTTTACCCCTGCCCGCGTTCGGCACGCCTGCAACAGCTGGTGCGCGGCGACGAAGGCTTTCTGCTGGCGCTCGGTTATTCGACCCAGCGTGGCTATGGCCGCACCCACCCGTTCGCCGGGGAAATTCGCAGCGGCTACCTGACGGTGTCCATCGTGCCGGAAGAGTTGGGCTTTGCCATTGATATCGGCGAAATCCTGCTGACCGAATGCGAAATGGTCAACGGCTTCGTTGATCCGCCGCAACAGCCGCCGCATTTTACCCGCGGTTACGGGCTGGTATTCGGTCGCGCGGAACGCAAGGCCATGGCGATGGCGCTGGTCGATCGCGCTCTGCAAACCGCCGAATACGGCGAGAGCGTCGCCAGCCCGGCACAGGACGAAGAGTTCGTGTTGGCCCATGCCGATAACGTGGAAGCCGCCGGCTTCGTTTCTCACCTTAAATTGCCGCACTACGTTGATTTCCAGGCCGAACTGGAACTGTTGAAACGCCTGCGGCAGGAATTTGCCGAGCGTCAGGAGGCGCGTCATGACTGA